Proteins encoded in a region of the Synechococcus sp. BIOS-U3-1 genome:
- a CDS encoding glycosyl transferase: MDFQQSLITTVHDYSLGNLDAIDFNQELRQRSTALLIPCLMEEFKRPALSLIRDTLSTLTGLSSLVIALSADSIEDVDAAEAFFANMPFPVQVHWTNGPAVHEVLSSMGSLGLDLTGPPGKGWAVWQGLGVACQQAEVIGLFDADIRTFGSGYPERMLRPLLNPSHGMAYVKAFYSRLSLETQALQGRATRLFVGPLLASLEQIFGALPYLRYLQTFRYPLAGEFAFTRDLAMNLRIPSDWGLEMGLLSEVYRHVAPSRITQVDLGLFDHKHKSLGNKPDEGLQRMASEIFCTVLRSLMEHEGCVMSMDQLPTLEVLYRRVGEDRVRQFGLDSAINRLPYDRHGEELALHRFADLLRPSLSGLLASPIAHQLPSWSRLNSCNPSFAMDLAQAGRVGRESPSYTTSAIRLRRPNHSPARLEVQANASTTAAA; the protein is encoded by the coding sequence ATGGATTTTCAGCAAAGCCTGATCACCACGGTTCATGATTACAGCCTTGGCAATCTCGACGCCATCGACTTCAACCAGGAGCTTCGGCAAAGGTCCACCGCTTTGCTAATTCCGTGTCTGATGGAGGAATTCAAGCGGCCAGCCCTGAGCCTGATCCGCGACACCTTATCCACGCTTACGGGACTTTCCAGTCTGGTGATCGCCCTTTCCGCCGACAGCATCGAGGACGTCGATGCAGCCGAAGCCTTCTTTGCAAACATGCCTTTCCCAGTGCAGGTGCACTGGACCAACGGCCCGGCAGTGCATGAAGTGCTCTCCTCCATGGGCAGCCTGGGCCTGGATCTAACCGGCCCACCTGGCAAAGGCTGGGCTGTCTGGCAAGGACTGGGAGTGGCTTGCCAGCAGGCGGAAGTGATCGGCTTGTTTGACGCAGACATCCGCACCTTTGGTTCTGGCTATCCGGAGCGAATGCTGCGACCACTGCTCAACCCATCCCATGGGATGGCCTATGTGAAGGCCTTCTACAGCCGACTCTCGTTAGAAACCCAGGCGCTGCAGGGGCGCGCTACACGATTGTTCGTTGGCCCCTTACTGGCAAGCCTGGAACAGATTTTCGGCGCACTGCCCTACCTCCGCTACCTCCAGACCTTTCGTTATCCACTGGCTGGTGAATTCGCCTTCACCCGCGACCTGGCGATGAACCTGCGGATCCCTTCCGACTGGGGACTGGAGATGGGACTGCTCTCCGAGGTGTATCGCCACGTGGCACCCAGCCGGATTACGCAGGTGGATCTGGGGTTGTTCGATCACAAGCACAAAAGCCTGGGGAACAAACCTGACGAAGGCCTGCAACGCATGGCCAGCGAAATCTTCTGCACTGTCTTGCGCAGCCTGATGGAACACGAGGGCTGCGTGATGTCGATGGATCAACTACCCACCCTGGAGGTGCTTTACCGGCGTGTCGGAGAAGACAGAGTGCGCCAATTCGGGCTCGACTCCGCCATTAACCGTCTTCCCTACGACCGTCATGGAGAGGAGCTTGCATTGCACAGGTTTGCAGACCTGCTGCGCCCAAGCCTGAGCGGTCTGCTGGCCTCGCCGATCGCACATCAGCTGCCCAGCTGGTCACGACTGAACAGCTGCAATCCATCCTTTGCAATGGACCTCGCACAAGCAGGCAGAGTCGGGCGCGAGTCACCGAGCTACACAACAAGCGCCATCAGACTTAGACGTCCCAACCACTCACCAGCAAGACTCGAAGTCCAGGCCAACGCTTCAACAACCGCAGCAGCTTGA
- a CDS encoding type 1 glutamine amidotransferase produces MSARRRAATFSALPLVMNQSLLVIQHVDHEGPDLIHELAMQRGMSIQTIRPDLGEQLPDPASTPDTIAVVLGGPMGVNQRNDPKMDWLRHELEWLSSWHRQKKPVLGICLGAQLLAVAAGGSVEPLSVGEPSAPLKELGIGAIHWLVDPSEEPLLHGLDPSALALHWHGDRIRLPDEATLLGSSLHCPEQVFKIDRHAVGLQCHLEISKPNLERWIQADAAYIVSAIGKNGADQLRNDWKRLGGHLQKSGAQLFTNVFSQLQNISSQ; encoded by the coding sequence ATGAGCGCCCGCCGACGAGCTGCCACTTTCTCAGCGCTACCTCTTGTTATGAATCAATCCCTGCTGGTGATTCAACACGTTGATCACGAGGGTCCTGATCTGATCCATGAACTCGCAATGCAACGAGGCATGAGCATCCAGACGATCCGTCCAGATCTCGGAGAGCAACTACCCGACCCGGCCAGCACTCCAGACACCATTGCCGTGGTGCTTGGAGGACCGATGGGGGTGAACCAACGCAACGACCCGAAGATGGATTGGCTTCGTCATGAACTGGAGTGGCTGTCGAGCTGGCATCGGCAGAAAAAACCAGTATTGGGAATCTGCCTGGGAGCCCAATTGCTAGCCGTGGCGGCGGGAGGATCGGTGGAGCCGCTCAGCGTGGGAGAACCTTCTGCACCCCTGAAGGAACTGGGGATTGGAGCCATCCACTGGCTGGTCGACCCCAGCGAAGAACCACTACTCCATGGCCTTGATCCCAGTGCACTGGCCCTGCACTGGCATGGCGACCGCATCCGACTTCCCGATGAGGCCACCTTGCTTGGATCGTCATTGCACTGCCCAGAGCAAGTGTTCAAAATCGATCGACATGCCGTAGGCCTTCAGTGCCACCTCGAAATTTCAAAACCAAACCTGGAGCGGTGGATTCAAGCCGACGCCGCTTACATCGTTAGCGCAATCGGAAAAAACGGAGCCGATCAGCTTCGCAACGACTGGAAGCGACTTGGCGGGCATCTGCAAAAAAGCGGGGCCCAGTTGTTCACCAATGTGTTCAGTCAGCTACAAAACATCAGCAGTCAGTAA
- a CDS encoding DUF4278 domain-containing protein gives MSTLLYRGHTYDQYKEFAKKPAIKLTYRRQVYQTRQAEAQRERVELKYRGVAYIH, from the coding sequence ATGAGTACGCTTCTCTATCGCGGCCACACCTACGACCAGTACAAAGAGTTTGCAAAAAAACCAGCTATCAAGCTCACTTATCGCCGGCAGGTCTATCAAACACGCCAGGCCGAAGCCCAACGGGAAAGAGTCGAATTGAAATACCGAGGTGTCGCGTACATCCACTGA
- a CDS encoding redox protein — MFELLSFERFRDTPSVRFFDVTVETSNARDLVIHSGPAVSPPDDPETGAWQFYMHPNQEDNLLAASGGRTFYLVNLAWEQPFHIVRLEGGGDILRIPPRTFHRSISDPDGSVVLNQAVRKPGVSLVQEFRVYNSARIPSLMNATTTSDAKPQLHGVRPLPLAA, encoded by the coding sequence ATGTTCGAACTGTTGTCTTTCGAGCGGTTTCGCGACACGCCTTCTGTGCGTTTCTTTGACGTCACGGTTGAGACGTCCAATGCCCGTGATCTGGTGATTCACTCCGGCCCTGCCGTGAGTCCACCAGATGACCCCGAAACAGGGGCCTGGCAGTTTTATATGCATCCCAATCAGGAAGACAATCTTCTGGCTGCCAGTGGTGGACGAACGTTTTACTTGGTGAATCTTGCCTGGGAGCAGCCGTTTCACATCGTCAGGCTTGAAGGTGGTGGCGATATCTTGCGCATCCCCCCGCGGACCTTCCACCGTTCCATCTCTGATCCGGATGGCTCTGTGGTGTTGAACCAGGCTGTTCGAAAGCCTGGAGTGTCTCTTGTGCAGGAATTTCGCGTGTACAACAGTGCGCGGATCCCTTCGCTGATGAATGCAACGACGACGTCGGATGCCAAACCCCAACTGCACGGGGTCAGACCCCTGCCACTAGCGGCTTAG
- a CDS encoding GTP 3',8-cyclase MoaA: protein MIAASPPIDQRARALGVLRMSLTARCNLACPYCCPDAVDPPGLLSLEQQLRLIRVASRLGAHTLRLTGGEPLLSDRLLPLLEQVALGRATPGNPLQGLRQVALTSNGVLLTQERARALRAAGLERITISLDAVEGEVVARMAGLRGGEPAGTRLIQQVLAGLEAARSAGFDPAVGALKLNAVIQRGVNDDQLIPLAMLARQQGLELRLIEFMDVGNRNGWAMEQVLPAAVMVDRISRQWPLSSLGRSPGGTALRWRYRDGVAAIGVIASITEPFCGDCNRLRITADGQAFTCLFAARGTDLKPALTSDDDLEREICALWQRRLDQYSEEGRGQAAFRTSPHAEMAYLGG, encoded by the coding sequence ATGATTGCCGCATCTCCCCCGATTGACCAGAGGGCTCGAGCGCTCGGGGTGCTGCGGATGTCGCTCACGGCACGCTGCAATCTGGCCTGTCCTTATTGCTGCCCCGATGCTGTGGATCCCCCAGGTCTGCTCAGCCTTGAACAGCAATTGCGACTGATCCGGGTTGCTTCCCGATTGGGGGCCCATACTCTGCGGCTCACCGGAGGCGAACCGTTACTGAGCGATCGGTTGCTCCCGCTGCTGGAGCAGGTTGCCTTGGGGCGTGCCACTCCTGGCAATCCTCTGCAGGGTCTACGGCAGGTGGCACTCACCAGCAACGGTGTCTTGCTGACGCAGGAACGGGCTCGTGCTCTTCGTGCTGCTGGCCTCGAACGGATCACCATCAGTCTTGATGCGGTCGAGGGTGAGGTGGTGGCGCGCATGGCTGGCCTGCGCGGTGGCGAGCCTGCTGGAACGCGACTGATTCAACAGGTACTGGCTGGTCTTGAGGCGGCTCGTTCGGCCGGATTTGACCCTGCTGTCGGCGCCCTAAAGCTCAATGCGGTGATCCAGCGGGGCGTGAACGACGATCAGTTGATTCCTCTAGCAATGTTGGCCCGTCAGCAAGGGCTGGAGCTGCGCTTAATCGAATTCATGGATGTGGGCAATCGCAACGGTTGGGCCATGGAGCAGGTTTTGCCTGCAGCCGTGATGGTCGATCGCATCAGCCGCCAATGGCCGTTGTCGTCACTCGGTCGATCACCGGGTGGTACTGCCTTGCGCTGGCGTTATCGCGATGGCGTCGCTGCCATTGGTGTGATCGCCTCAATTACTGAGCCGTTCTGCGGAGACTGCAACCGACTGCGCATTACCGCTGATGGGCAAGCCTTCACTTGTCTGTTTGCAGCTCGTGGAACAGATCTGAAACCGGCTCTGACCAGTGACGATGACCTGGAGAGAGAGATCTGTGCCCTGTGGCAGAGAAGGCTCGACCAGTACAGCGAGGAGGGCCGGGGCCAGGCTGCTTTCAGGACGTCACCTCATGCAGAGATGGCTTATCTGGGTGGCTGA
- a CDS encoding molybdenum cofactor guanylyltransferase, producing MSRRLLGVVLAGGASRRMGADKALLSHPDGSRWLEAQVQLLRSAGLEVCVLTGHVSHHELLSTRKGVTVQAEPWQPAGPLWALSCLLHDRDDEALLTLPVDMPGLRLEALQQLIRCWRTQQSRAFVADDGSRLQHLFGIYPSGALYRKALDDELTEGKGRWRGWLERIPYDTVKLPPDQLVNVNRPIDLAALIR from the coding sequence ATGTCTCGTCGTCTTCTGGGTGTTGTTCTTGCCGGCGGTGCCAGTCGTCGCATGGGTGCAGATAAGGCCTTGCTGAGCCATCCGGATGGATCGCGCTGGCTTGAGGCTCAGGTCCAACTGTTGCGCTCAGCGGGTCTTGAGGTCTGTGTGCTGACGGGTCATGTCAGTCATCACGAGCTGCTTAGCACTCGCAAAGGTGTGACTGTCCAAGCTGAGCCATGGCAGCCGGCAGGTCCCCTCTGGGCCTTGAGCTGTCTCCTGCACGATCGTGATGATGAAGCGCTGCTCACCTTGCCTGTGGATATGCCCGGCTTACGTCTGGAAGCATTGCAGCAACTGATCCGTTGCTGGAGAACGCAGCAATCCAGAGCGTTTGTTGCCGATGATGGCTCCAGGCTCCAGCATCTATTTGGCATCTATCCCTCCGGTGCGCTCTATCGCAAGGCGCTTGACGATGAGCTGACGGAGGGGAAGGGTCGTTGGCGCGGCTGGCTTGAACGTATTCCTTATGACACGGTGAAACTTCCCCCTGATCAGTTGGTCAATGTCAATCGGCCCATTGATCTGGCAGCGTTAATTCGATGA
- a CDS encoding MFS transporter: MLGELWSFQGRYRTLHLTWFAFFLTFVVWFNLAPLATTVKADLGLTVGQIRTVAICNVALTIPARVLIGMLLDKFGPRRTYSTLLVFSVIPCLMFASAQDFNQLVVSRLLLSIVGAGFVIGIRMVAEWFPPKEIGLAEGIYGGWGNFGSAFSALSLVALAGFLSFSGGFELPTGPALNWRGAIALTGIISAVYGVIYFFNVSDTPPGKEYQRPEKTAGLEVTSMRDFWGLLGMNVPFAAILCVLCWRLQKVGFLNTGTYPLALLAVLIWFIFQTWGIIRTNRDLIMGTKVYPKEDRYEFRQVAILELTYIVNFGSELAVVSMLPTFFETTFDLPKATAGILASCFAFVNLVARPAGGLISDKLGSRKNTMGFLTAGLGIGYLVMSQIKPGTFSGSTGIFIAVVITMLASFFVQSGEGATFALVPLVKRRVTGQVAGLVGAYGNVGAVTYLTIFSLLPLWMGGGKDPSPEVIAASNSTFFQILGIAGLIVAFFCFFFLKEPKGSFAELHEGESPSSSTPALAR; this comes from the coding sequence ATGCTTGGCGAACTCTGGTCATTCCAGGGGAGATACCGAACACTTCATCTCACCTGGTTTGCTTTCTTTTTAACTTTTGTCGTTTGGTTCAATCTGGCACCACTGGCCACAACCGTTAAAGCAGATCTTGGACTGACTGTCGGTCAGATCCGTACGGTTGCAATCTGCAATGTTGCACTCACCATTCCAGCCCGTGTGCTGATTGGCATGTTGCTGGATAAATTCGGTCCTCGCCGCACCTATTCCACCCTGCTGGTGTTCTCGGTCATTCCCTGCCTGATGTTTGCATCAGCCCAGGATTTCAATCAACTGGTGGTGTCTCGACTGCTTCTCTCCATCGTGGGCGCTGGCTTCGTAATCGGCATCCGCATGGTGGCCGAATGGTTTCCTCCCAAAGAAATTGGCCTGGCAGAGGGCATCTATGGCGGCTGGGGTAACTTCGGCTCCGCCTTCTCAGCGCTGAGCCTGGTAGCCCTAGCTGGCTTTCTCTCCTTCTCCGGGGGATTCGAGCTGCCGACTGGCCCAGCCCTGAACTGGCGAGGAGCGATTGCTTTAACGGGAATTATCTCCGCCGTCTATGGGGTAATTTACTTCTTCAATGTCAGCGACACGCCGCCAGGAAAGGAGTATCAACGACCTGAGAAGACTGCAGGTCTTGAAGTGACCTCGATGAGGGATTTCTGGGGATTGCTAGGCATGAATGTTCCCTTCGCAGCAATCCTCTGCGTGCTGTGCTGGAGACTTCAGAAAGTTGGATTCCTAAACACTGGAACATATCCACTGGCCCTATTGGCTGTACTCATCTGGTTCATCTTCCAAACCTGGGGAATCATCCGAACCAACCGTGATCTGATCATGGGAACCAAGGTGTATCCCAAAGAAGATCGTTATGAGTTCCGTCAGGTGGCCATCCTTGAACTCACCTACATCGTGAACTTCGGTTCCGAACTAGCTGTGGTTTCAATGCTGCCAACCTTCTTTGAAACCACATTCGACCTGCCGAAAGCGACAGCAGGAATTTTGGCGTCCTGTTTCGCCTTTGTAAATCTGGTGGCTCGACCAGCTGGTGGTCTGATCTCCGACAAGCTCGGCAGCCGAAAAAACACCATGGGCTTTCTCACAGCCGGACTGGGCATCGGCTATCTGGTGATGAGCCAGATCAAACCGGGCACATTCAGCGGTTCTACAGGAATCTTCATTGCTGTGGTGATCACCATGCTTGCTTCCTTCTTCGTTCAATCTGGGGAAGGAGCAACATTCGCCCTCGTACCGCTGGTGAAACGCCGGGTTACTGGTCAGGTGGCAGGCCTGGTTGGGGCCTACGGCAATGTTGGCGCCGTGACTTACCTCACCATTTTCAGCCTGCTGCCGCTCTGGATGGGTGGAGGGAAAGATCCTTCCCCTGAGGTGATTGCAGCCTCCAACAGCACCTTTTTCCAGATTCTGGGAATCGCAGGACTGATCGTGGCTTTCTTCTGCTTCTTCTTCCTCAAAGAACCCAAGGGATCCTTCGCTGAGTTGCACGAAGGTGAAAGTCCCTCATCATCCACGCCAGCCCTGGCTCGCTGA
- a CDS encoding molybdopterin oxidoreductase family protein has product MTSPCESIQSQCPYCGVGCGLELMPPGEAGKSVKRDAEGNPMWTARGNKQHPSNLGQVCIKGATVGETLAKGRLAQPLYRPTFNDDFQPISWDSAFDLLTGRIRSTLRGKGADAIAMYGSGQFHTEDYYMAQKLLKGALGTNNFDANSRLCMSSAVAGYTRSLGSDGPPCCYEDLDHCSVAFLIGTNTAECHPVLFQRLLKRKKRDPKGLTIVVVDPRCTDTAKIADHHLAIAPGTDLALLHGLARLVIEDNGFDSDFIDAATEGFSDYTKTIHAWSAQETAKLCGITEQELRDVGRLWSRKAGILSLWSMGVNQRREGTAVVSGLINLHLLTGEIGKPGAGPFSLTGQPNAMGGREAGGLAHLLPGYRLVANPEHRSEVEQAWGLASGSIAAEPGLSAWQQVEAMERGELDLWWVAATNPLVSMPDLERVKAAMERCPLVVVSEAYADTETSHYAHLLLPASQWSEKSGAMTNSERRVTLCPAFRPQHGDSRPDWEVFAELGRRLGFVEQFTYASSAEVYSEFAALSASRICDVSGLSHQLLNEHGPQQWPFPLGHEPTQAAKRLYVGKRFPTANGRARFQADAPLGLAEPPCEIYPLVLTVGRYLGQWHTMTRTGKVKRLNSMHPEPRLEIHPSDAERFSIEDGGLAAITSRRGTLTARVSVTDRIRKGSVFLPMHWGFTQSDACEANTLMHDQACPISKQPELKATAVVVAPAVSVMQPVEQQSGRLERLRRMLIPALR; this is encoded by the coding sequence ATGACCAGTCCCTGCGAAAGCATTCAGAGTCAGTGCCCGTACTGCGGCGTGGGCTGCGGTCTGGAACTAATGCCACCTGGAGAAGCCGGAAAATCCGTGAAACGGGATGCCGAAGGTAACCCGATGTGGACTGCGCGTGGCAACAAACAGCATCCATCGAACCTCGGACAGGTCTGCATCAAGGGGGCCACAGTGGGAGAGACGCTGGCTAAAGGCAGGCTGGCTCAGCCTCTGTACCGGCCAACGTTCAACGATGATTTCCAGCCGATCAGCTGGGACAGTGCCTTTGACCTCCTGACAGGGCGGATTCGCAGCACCCTCCGCGGGAAAGGGGCCGATGCCATCGCCATGTATGGCTCCGGCCAGTTCCACACCGAGGACTACTACATGGCCCAGAAGCTTTTGAAAGGAGCTCTGGGCACCAACAATTTCGATGCCAATTCACGCCTCTGCATGAGTTCAGCGGTGGCCGGCTACACCCGCAGCCTTGGCTCGGACGGTCCTCCCTGTTGTTACGAGGATCTCGATCACTGTTCTGTTGCATTCCTGATCGGAACAAACACTGCCGAATGCCACCCCGTGCTGTTCCAGCGCCTGCTCAAACGCAAAAAACGTGATCCAAAGGGCCTCACCATCGTTGTCGTGGACCCTCGTTGCACAGACACGGCCAAGATTGCCGACCACCATCTAGCCATCGCCCCGGGCACCGATCTCGCCCTGCTCCACGGTCTGGCTCGACTCGTCATTGAAGACAACGGCTTCGACAGCGATTTCATTGATGCCGCGACGGAAGGGTTCTCTGACTACACCAAAACCATTCATGCCTGGTCAGCGCAGGAGACCGCCAAGCTCTGCGGGATCACAGAACAGGAACTACGCGACGTTGGCAGGCTCTGGAGCCGCAAAGCAGGCATCCTCAGCCTCTGGTCCATGGGCGTGAACCAACGCAGGGAGGGCACCGCCGTAGTCAGTGGACTGATCAATCTGCATTTGCTCACCGGCGAAATCGGTAAGCCCGGTGCAGGACCGTTTTCACTGACAGGCCAGCCCAATGCCATGGGCGGCCGTGAAGCCGGAGGCCTGGCCCATCTGCTGCCGGGCTACAGGCTGGTGGCCAACCCGGAGCATCGCTCCGAAGTGGAGCAGGCCTGGGGATTGGCCTCAGGATCCATCGCTGCAGAACCTGGTCTGAGTGCCTGGCAACAGGTGGAAGCAATGGAGCGGGGTGAGCTGGATCTCTGGTGGGTTGCTGCTACGAACCCCCTGGTGAGCATGCCTGATCTGGAGCGGGTCAAGGCAGCGATGGAACGTTGCCCCCTCGTGGTGGTGAGCGAGGCTTATGCCGACACAGAAACATCTCACTACGCCCACCTGCTGCTGCCGGCATCGCAGTGGAGCGAAAAGTCTGGAGCCATGACAAATTCGGAGCGCCGTGTGACGCTCTGCCCGGCATTCAGACCACAACATGGCGACAGCCGGCCCGACTGGGAGGTCTTCGCAGAGCTCGGACGTCGTCTGGGGTTCGTCGAACAGTTCACCTACGCCTCATCTGCAGAGGTGTACAGCGAATTTGCCGCTCTGTCCGCTAGCCGGATCTGCGATGTATCAGGGCTGAGCCACCAGCTGTTGAACGAGCATGGTCCCCAGCAATGGCCTTTCCCCCTCGGCCATGAGCCGACACAAGCAGCCAAGCGTCTATACGTCGGTAAGCGATTCCCGACAGCCAACGGGCGTGCCCGATTCCAAGCGGATGCTCCGCTGGGACTGGCGGAACCACCCTGTGAGATTTATCCACTGGTGCTCACCGTTGGTCGCTACCTCGGCCAGTGGCACACGATGACGCGCACTGGAAAAGTGAAGCGCCTGAACAGCATGCACCCGGAACCCCGCCTGGAAATTCATCCTAGTGATGCGGAACGATTCTCCATTGAGGATGGGGGTCTGGCGGCGATCACCTCCAGGCGAGGCACACTCACAGCACGCGTCAGTGTGACCGATCGGATCCGCAAGGGCTCAGTCTTTCTTCCGATGCACTGGGGGTTCACGCAATCCGACGCCTGCGAGGCCAACACCCTGATGCACGATCAGGCCTGCCCGATCTCCAAACAACCTGAACTCAAGGCAACGGCAGTGGTGGTTGCCCCGGCCGTCTCAGTGATGCAACCGGTCGAACAACAGAGCGGACGACTGGAGAGACTGCGCAGGATGCTCATCCCAGCACTTCGCTGA
- a CDS encoding nitrate reductase associated protein, with protein MHPQLDQSRHCFAFEQDFIGTWRCIPLCVRRKLDLAGIKLKLSHWLAMSHEQRQRLVDWGDSPEHLAQMRDHLRVCTAAMADGMVKDLPPAVKEPWQRPAQLPDQLLDAARLRGINLTSQAWMRLRELDRFALCKLVRPGHDHHNLDAAFSEVLG; from the coding sequence ATGCATCCGCAGCTGGATCAGTCGCGGCACTGTTTTGCATTCGAACAGGACTTCATTGGCACCTGGCGATGTATCCCGTTGTGTGTTCGCCGCAAACTTGATTTGGCAGGAATCAAGCTCAAGCTCAGTCATTGGTTGGCGATGAGTCATGAGCAGCGTCAGCGTCTGGTCGACTGGGGCGATTCCCCCGAGCACCTCGCTCAGATGCGCGATCACCTGCGCGTCTGCACGGCTGCGATGGCGGATGGCATGGTCAAAGATCTGCCTCCTGCTGTGAAGGAGCCCTGGCAACGGCCGGCTCAGCTTCCCGATCAGCTTCTGGATGCGGCTCGTCTTCGTGGCATCAACCTGACTTCACAGGCCTGGATGAGGCTGCGTGAGCTGGATCGCTTCGCTCTCTGCAAGCTGGTGCGCCCTGGCCATGATCATCACAACCTTGATGCCGCGTTCAGCGAAGTGCTGGGATGA
- the moaC gene encoding cyclic pyranopterin monophosphate synthase MoaC has translation MSEQLSHLTGQGEVHMVEVGDRAITKREATAMGSLVMSTSTLELVLSGETSKGDLMAVARVAAIQAAKRTSELIPLCHPLPLSGIDVSIEPDPSLPGLTVRVSCRTTGQTGVEMEAMTSVSIGLVTLYDMLKSVEPGMTINRIQLMHKDGGRHGSWSC, from the coding sequence ATGTCTGAACAGCTTTCGCACCTCACCGGTCAGGGTGAGGTGCACATGGTTGAAGTCGGTGATCGTGCCATCACCAAACGCGAGGCAACCGCGATGGGTTCGCTGGTGATGAGCACCTCCACATTGGAGCTGGTGCTGAGCGGCGAAACCTCCAAAGGCGACCTAATGGCCGTGGCACGCGTCGCTGCCATTCAAGCCGCCAAGCGCACATCGGAACTGATTCCTCTTTGCCACCCGCTGCCCTTGAGCGGCATCGACGTGTCGATTGAACCTGACCCATCGCTTCCTGGTCTGACTGTGAGGGTCAGCTGTCGCACGACCGGTCAGACCGGCGTGGAGATGGAGGCGATGACAAGCGTCTCCATTGGACTGGTCACCCTCTACGACATGTTGAAGTCGGTTGAACCAGGCATGACGATCAACCGAATTCAGCTCATGCACAAAGACGGGGGTCGCCATGGAAGCTGGAGCTGCTGA
- a CDS encoding molybdopterin molybdotransferase MoeA: MEAGAADPYGREGLPLTKARQQILASIRDQTSRRTEPSIETVALDDALERVNAAPVLARADVPGFRASIMDGYALGQRQQPAVDDTWRLVGRSAPADPYTTVLAHGEAIRILTGAPLPEGADWVLPQELVQRTNDSLCLKHEASANPWIRPANEECSQGSILLKPGQHLGLADLAQAASCGVQQLDVYRQPRIGLLISGDELVPPGEQRPKGAIWESNSTLLKGLLRRLGYQAWDCRVVADQPHALRETLLELSACCDVLVSTGGVSAGDSDWIRPLMTELGEVDFWKLFLKPGRPFAFGCVGTDVPFFGLPGNPVAAAITALQLLWPALQVLEGQQQPELLPRLRVNLETPYRRRPGRPELARASLICTADGQLRARIDGSQASSRIGSLQNADLLLEIPAESGELERGDQLWAQLLRRRML; this comes from the coding sequence ATGGAAGCTGGAGCTGCTGACCCCTACGGCCGCGAGGGCTTGCCCCTGACAAAAGCGCGACAACAAATTCTGGCTTCCATCCGGGATCAAACATCGCGTCGTACTGAACCGTCGATCGAAACGGTCGCGCTAGATGATGCCCTTGAGCGCGTCAACGCAGCCCCGGTGTTGGCCAGGGCCGATGTTCCCGGCTTTAGGGCCTCGATCATGGACGGCTACGCCCTGGGCCAAAGGCAGCAACCAGCCGTTGATGACACCTGGAGGTTGGTTGGTCGATCCGCACCGGCCGACCCTTACACCACTGTGCTTGCCCACGGTGAAGCTATTCGAATTCTCACCGGTGCACCCTTGCCTGAAGGGGCTGACTGGGTTCTCCCCCAAGAACTGGTGCAGAGGACGAACGACAGTCTTTGCTTAAAACACGAAGCCTCTGCCAACCCATGGATCCGGCCGGCCAACGAGGAATGCAGTCAAGGATCCATCTTGCTGAAACCAGGGCAGCACCTCGGACTTGCTGATCTTGCCCAAGCTGCCAGCTGTGGCGTCCAGCAACTGGATGTTTATCGCCAACCACGCATCGGGCTGCTGATCAGCGGCGATGAACTGGTGCCTCCAGGTGAACAGCGACCTAAAGGAGCCATCTGGGAAAGCAACAGCACCTTGCTTAAAGGTCTGCTGAGGCGTCTTGGCTACCAAGCATGGGATTGCCGGGTGGTGGCCGATCAACCGCACGCACTGCGCGAAACGCTCCTTGAGCTAAGCGCCTGCTGTGATGTATTGGTGAGTACCGGAGGTGTCTCCGCCGGTGACAGCGACTGGATCCGTCCGTTGATGACGGAGCTTGGCGAGGTGGACTTCTGGAAACTGTTCCTCAAACCAGGTCGGCCCTTCGCCTTTGGCTGCGTGGGCACTGACGTGCCGTTCTTTGGCCTGCCAGGCAATCCCGTAGCAGCAGCGATCACCGCTTTGCAACTGCTCTGGCCAGCACTACAGGTGCTGGAGGGCCAGCAGCAACCGGAGCTGTTACCAAGACTGCGTGTGAACCTTGAAACGCCTTACCGACGTCGGCCAGGACGGCCGGAACTAGCCCGGGCTTCGCTGATCTGCACCGCCGACGGGCAACTGCGTGCCCGAATCGATGGATCCCAGGCCTCCTCACGCATCGGCTCACTGCAGAATGCAGATCTGCTACTGGAAATTCCTGCAGAGTCAGGTGAACTGGAACGCGGGGATCAGCTCTGGGCACAGCTGTTGCGACGGCGAATGCTCTGA